A stretch of Bifidobacterium sp. ESL0704 DNA encodes these proteins:
- a CDS encoding MFS transporter, whose protein sequence is MKNLQEERVSTQTKLSIAAAALLSFTGILTETSLNVTFPTMTREFGLPLSTIQLLTSGYLLMVTIVMSTSSFLLKRFDTRLLFRCAIIVSIVGTVLCCLPLNYWLLLLGRLLQAAATGVSTPLMINVILALVPVSRRGTYVGVANMVTSFAPALGPTYGGLINYYFSWRIIFVFTLPLLIVAWVLGETNLRLKAQGAGKSFDGIGLVLLSFFMISFTEIFDQFGADGGWSYKVAVAICVAVVLLALFIWRCLASKSPLLNLRLFKNPIVSLRGANYAILQFINIGSSFLLPVFAENFLGIDSLAAGLMLLPGSLLGAAIAPFVGRLYDRRGPTLVLLISNISLIVGATALWAMTGKATVVILTLLYMFLRAGFNFGYGNTMSDASKFVAGPQQTDFNSLFNVLQQYAGSLGTTVLSASLSFSEARIPHNVKAASVAGASNAFALLIVLSLVALCITLVSIKVRKTPSVGMRPVEV, encoded by the coding sequence TTGAAGAATTTGCAAGAAGAACGCGTATCTACACAGACAAAACTATCCATCGCCGCGGCGGCGTTGCTTTCGTTTACGGGCATCCTGACCGAGACGTCGTTGAACGTCACGTTCCCGACGATGACACGAGAATTCGGTCTGCCGCTTTCGACCATCCAGTTGCTGACTTCCGGCTACCTGCTGATGGTCACCATCGTGATGAGCACGTCATCGTTCCTGCTCAAGCGTTTTGACACTCGTCTGCTCTTCCGCTGCGCCATCATCGTCAGCATCGTCGGCACCGTGCTGTGCTGCTTGCCGCTCAACTACTGGCTGTTGCTGCTTGGCCGTCTGCTTCAGGCGGCGGCCACAGGCGTTTCCACTCCTTTGATGATCAATGTCATTCTTGCGCTGGTGCCGGTGAGCCGACGCGGCACCTACGTCGGTGTGGCAAACATGGTCACGTCTTTCGCCCCCGCGCTCGGCCCCACCTACGGCGGCCTCATCAATTACTACTTCTCCTGGCGCATCATTTTCGTATTCACGCTGCCGCTGCTTATCGTCGCGTGGGTCTTGGGAGAGACGAACCTGCGGCTGAAGGCGCAGGGAGCCGGCAAGTCCTTCGATGGCATCGGATTGGTGCTGCTGAGCTTCTTCATGATCAGCTTCACCGAGATCTTCGACCAGTTCGGAGCCGACGGCGGTTGGTCGTACAAGGTGGCCGTCGCCATCTGCGTGGCCGTGGTGCTGCTCGCGCTGTTCATCTGGCGTTGCCTCGCCTCCAAGTCGCCGCTACTCAACCTGCGTCTGTTCAAGAACCCGATCGTGAGCCTGCGTGGCGCGAACTACGCCATTCTCCAATTCATCAACATCGGCAGCTCCTTCCTTCTGCCGGTTTTCGCCGAAAACTTCCTTGGCATCGATTCGTTGGCCGCTGGGCTGATGCTCCTGCCCGGTTCGTTGCTTGGTGCCGCCATCGCCCCGTTCGTGGGCCGGCTCTACGACCGCCGCGGCCCGACGTTGGTGCTTCTGATCTCCAACATCTCGCTGATCGTCGGAGCCACGGCTTTGTGGGCGATGACCGGCAAAGCGACCGTGGTGATTCTGACCCTGCTCTATATGTTCCTGCGTGCCGGCTTCAACTTCGGTTACGGCAACACGATGTCGGACGCCAGCAAATTTGTCGCCGGTCCGCAACAGACCGATTTCAACTCGCTGTTCAACGTGCTGCAGCAGTATGCCGGATCGTTGGGAACGACGGTGCTTTCCGCCTCGCTTTCCTTCAGCGAAGCCCGCATTCCGCACAACGTCAAAGCGGCGTCGGTGGCTGGAGCCAGCAATGCCTTCGCTCTGCTGATCGTGCTTTCGCTGGTGGCGCTCTGCATCACGCTTGTTTCCATCAAGGTTCGCAAAACTCCGTCCGTCGGAATGCGGCCGGTCGAAGTCTGA
- the rplI gene encoding 50S ribosomal protein L9: MAETKVILTKSVANLGHSGDVVEVKPGYARNYLIPQGLAFAWSKNAASQIEAMKRARLAKSVATREDAVAAKAAIDGTVVELSAKVSESGKLFGGISTMDIATALESKAAVDPKAIKVETIKTTGEFPATVALHPEISANFTVKVVAE; this comes from the coding sequence ATGGCTGAAACTAAGGTTATTCTTACCAAGTCCGTCGCGAATCTCGGTCACTCGGGTGATGTCGTCGAGGTCAAGCCTGGCTATGCACGCAACTATCTGATCCCGCAGGGCCTCGCCTTCGCGTGGAGCAAGAACGCTGCCTCCCAGATCGAGGCGATGAAGCGCGCACGTCTGGCCAAGTCCGTAGCCACCCGTGAAGACGCCGTGGCCGCCAAGGCCGCTATCGACGGCACCGTCGTCGAGTTGAGCGCCAAGGTTTCCGAGTCCGGCAAGCTGTTCGGTGGCATCTCCACCATGGACATCGCAACCGCGCTCGAGTCCAAGGCCGCTGTCGATCCGAAGGCGATCAAGGTCGAGACCATCAAGACCACCGGCGAGTTCCCCGCCACCGTGGCCCTGCATCCCGAAATCTCCGCGAACTTCACCGTGAAGGTCGTTGCCGAGTAA
- the rpsR gene encoding 30S ribosomal protein S18, with the protein MSRKRPKPPVKPFKKKPNPLKAAKITEIDYKDTALLRKFISDRGKIRSRRITGVTIQEQREISRAIKNAREMALLPYATNGR; encoded by the coding sequence ATGTCACGTAAAAGGCCAAAACCACCGGTAAAGCCGTTTAAGAAGAAGCCGAATCCACTCAAGGCTGCGAAGATCACCGAGATCGATTACAAGGACACCGCTCTGCTGCGCAAGTTCATCTCCGATCGCGGCAAGATCCGTTCTCGTCGTATCACCGGCGTGACCATCCAGGAGCAGCGCGAGATTTCCCGCGCCATCAAGAACGCGCGTGAGATGGCCCTGCTGCCTTACGCCACCAACGGTCGCTGA
- a CDS encoding single-stranded DNA-binding protein: MAAGDTVITIIGNLTADPELRTIGSGASVASFTIASTPRTFNRQTQQWEDGNALFMRCSAWRDMADHCASSLSKGMRVIAQGRLQQRSYTANDGSNRTVVEMTVDEIGPSLRYATAQVQRQSSSNGGFQGSSRNNGGYNGGAGNNGGGYNRGGNGGYQGGAGYSGGASAGQSQQGQSPATGNDPWGSSANSGDGFSSFGGSSDFGGDSDEPEF, encoded by the coding sequence ATGGCAGCAGGAGATACGGTTATCACGATTATCGGCAACCTTACGGCTGATCCGGAGCTACGTACCATCGGCAGCGGGGCATCGGTCGCGAGTTTCACGATCGCTTCGACGCCGCGTACGTTCAACCGCCAGACCCAGCAGTGGGAGGACGGCAACGCGCTGTTCATGCGCTGCTCGGCGTGGCGCGACATGGCGGACCATTGCGCGTCGTCGCTTTCCAAGGGCATGCGCGTGATCGCGCAGGGCCGTCTGCAGCAGCGTTCGTACACGGCCAACGACGGGAGCAACCGCACGGTCGTGGAGATGACGGTCGACGAGATCGGCCCGTCCCTGCGCTATGCCACCGCCCAGGTGCAACGCCAGTCCTCTTCGAACGGCGGGTTCCAGGGTAGTTCCCGCAACAACGGAGGTTATAACGGCGGTGCCGGCAACAATGGCGGCGGTTATAACCGTGGCGGCAACGGCGGATACCAAGGCGGTGCAGGTTACTCGGGAGGTGCCTCGGCTGGTCAATCCCAGCAAGGACAGTCCCCAGCCACCGGCAACGACCCATGGGGCAGTTCCGCCAACTCGGGCGATGGATTCTCGAGCTTCGGAGGCAGCTCCGATTTCGGCGGGGATTCCGACGAACCCGAGTTCTAG
- the rpsF gene encoding 30S ribosomal protein S6: MSAHKYELMFIADPELDERALKKLTQEYMEIVTKEGGSVSDPDIWGRRKLAYEIDGKNEGNYVVVNYSCEPATSDELDRVLNLNESVIRTKILRKDVK, translated from the coding sequence ATGTCTGCACACAAGTATGAACTGATGTTCATTGCCGATCCGGAGCTTGACGAACGAGCCCTGAAGAAGCTGACCCAAGAGTATATGGAAATCGTCACCAAAGAGGGCGGTTCCGTTTCCGACCCCGATATCTGGGGACGCCGCAAGCTTGCCTATGAAATCGATGGCAAGAACGAAGGCAACTACGTCGTGGTCAACTACAGCTGCGAGCCGGCGACGAGCGACGAGCTGGACCGTGTTCTGAACCTGAACGAGTCCGTAATCCGTACGAAGATTCTTCGCAAGGATGTCAAGTAA